The nucleotide sequence CCACAATGGCTTCAAACAGAAGCAAGAGGGCCTTGAAGATCTGCCCCCGATCCCAGAAGAAGCGGGCCCGGTTGGCCATCTTGTCCTCAATGTTCTCGCCGTCTAAGCCAGAAAGCACCTCCCGCACCCACCCGTGGACGTTCTCCCCCGCCCAGGGGTTTCGGGCCTCGGCCAGACCGCTTAGGCGCTTTTTCACCAGGTGCTGCTGGTTGGTTTCCAGGAAGAAGTAGGCCTCCTCGGCCTCCTGGGCCTGGGCGGTACCTGCGAAGTAAGGGCGAAAGTCCCCTGTGGCGGCCAGGACGCTTAGGCTCTCATCCAACGCGATGAGCTCGTGTAGCGCCTCGAGGCCCACCACGGGCGCCTCAGGGGCGCTCCCCCTAAGCTCCAGGCCCCCGTAGTGGAGCTGAATGCGGGCACCCCAGGCATGCCGGAGGGGCAGGAGGGCCCCCAGAAGGGCGTAGCCCAGGTAGCGGTACCCGTGGGTGATGTCCAGGTGGAACTCCTCGTAAGGCCCCAAGGCGGCGAGCCGCTCCCCTAGGGCCTGGGCCACCTGCTGGGGAGCGGGGGGATCGGGCAGGAGGACCAGGGCCACCCGAACGCCTAGGAGCTCGGCCAAAAGGTTTTCCCACCGGACCAAGGCTGCTTCTAAGGAGGCTTGTCCGGCCTCAGCCGCCTCCACCTCCCGGTGCGCGGCGTCCCAGCCTGGAGGCAAGGACACCTCCGAGTGAATGGCGAAATCCTCCAAAAGCCCCCAGGTGGAGCCCGTGGTGCCCACCACCATCAGGTCCGGTGCCGGGCCCGGGGCGGCCAGGTGGCGGAACAGGGCGCCGCCGAAAAAGGTGGCGGTGCGCACCTCTCCGTCAGGGA is from Thermus tengchongensis and encodes:
- a CDS encoding CRISPR-associated DxTHG motif protein; protein product: MKRLLISVMGKGSAAPTGGLRYETTPYRFPDGEVRTATFFGGALFRHLAAPGPAPDLMVVGTTGSTWGLLEDFAIHSEVSLPPGWDAAHREVEAAEAGQASLEAALVRWENLLAELLGVRVALVLLPDPPAPQQVAQALGERLAALGPYEEFHLDITHGYRYLGYALLGALLPLRHAWGARIQLHYGGLELRGSAPEAPVVGLEALHELIALDESLSVLAATGDFRPYFAGTAQAQEAEEAYFFLETNQQHLVKKRLSGLAEARNPWAGENVHGWVREVLSGLDGENIEDKMANRARFFWDRGQIFKALLLLFEAIVVLGVRRFGDQGQVLLYEARMDARERLEGWLWQMSPRWAAVYRELRWVRNAIAHGTQPEQAEAQRALSSPQGLVQVWKKGLGLMETLKTQLWR